A window of the Natronomonas salina genome harbors these coding sequences:
- a CDS encoding PIN domain-containing protein: MTEGTDLPETIVFDAEPLIAYFCDEPGSDTVETYVEAVEGTSDGYISAVNLAEVHYVVRAIDGETRADAVMDVLAESGIRRVDTEETWSAAADFKYRYAPALGDAFALATAATLDGTLLAGADDDYDDVTEVAVTRFRSDGV, from the coding sequence ATGACCGAAGGAACGGACCTCCCCGAGACGATCGTCTTCGATGCCGAACCGTTGATCGCGTACTTCTGTGACGAACCGGGCAGCGACACTGTCGAGACGTACGTCGAGGCTGTGGAAGGCACGTCGGATGGATACATCTCGGCGGTGAACCTCGCGGAGGTCCACTACGTGGTGCGGGCGATCGACGGCGAGACCCGTGCTGATGCGGTGATGGATGTCCTTGCGGAGAGCGGGATCCGACGCGTCGATACGGAGGAGACGTGGTCGGCCGCTGCCGACTTCAAATATAGATATGCGCCGGCGCTGGGTGACGCGTTCGCACTGGCGACGGCCGCGACGCTGGATGGCACGCTCCTCGCCGGCGCCGACGACGATTACGACGACGTCACCGAGGTCGCTGTCACCCGCTTCCGAAGCGACGGCGTCTGA
- a CDS encoding type II toxin-antitoxin system VapC family toxin: MGSALLDTNVLFASVSARDAYHDRAREIVRGIDHGALPDALVTNYVVVETLNLSREKLGADAANQLLDRLIEGAHFQLVHAPKADFAAAQALFRRYDELSFVDATLVAYLERAELEYLYSFDTDFDAVDGLTRLETAENPFS; the protein is encoded by the coding sequence GTGAGTGCCCGTGACGCATACCACGACCGTGCCCGGGAGATCGTCCGGGGCATCGACCACGGGGCGCTGCCGGACGCACTCGTCACGAACTACGTCGTCGTGGAGACACTGAACCTCTCGCGTGAGAAACTCGGTGCGGATGCAGCCAACCAGCTGTTGGACCGCCTCATCGAGGGGGCGCACTTCCAACTCGTCCATGCCCCGAAGGCGGATTTCGCCGCCGCGCAGGCCCTCTTCCGGCGGTACGACGAACTCTCGTTCGTGGATGCGACGCTCGTGGCGTATCTGGAGCGAGCAGAACTCGAGTACCTCTACTCGTTCGATACCGACTTCGACGCGGTCGACGGCCTGACGCGCCTCGAGACGGCCGAGAACCCGTTCAGCTGA
- a CDS encoding AbrB/MazE/SpoVT family DNA-binding domain-containing protein encodes MSSEESEQVVSVSSRGQATIPKAFREELGIETPGRVKFVRTEGGEIVVRPITSLTDFRGVLAGATDEEGRTATERLEAERERDRADEEGLRERYAGDDEE; translated from the coding sequence ATGAGTAGCGAGGAGTCTGAACAGGTGGTGTCCGTGTCGTCACGGGGCCAGGCGACAATCCCCAAGGCGTTTCGGGAGGAGCTCGGCATCGAGACACCTGGCCGGGTGAAGTTCGTCCGGACCGAGGGCGGGGAGATCGTCGTCCGGCCGATCACCTCGTTGACTGACTTCCGGGGCGTCCTCGCCGGAGCGACCGACGAGGAGGGCCGGACTGCCACCGAGCGACTCGAGGCCGAACGTGAGCGAGACAGGGCCGACGAGGAGGGCCTCCGGGAGCGGTACGCCGGTGACGACGAGGAATGA